The DNA segment CTGTTCGCCCGCACCGGCAGCACCATACCCACGAATTTCGCGGTGCTGCTTGGCCTGGTCGTCGCACTGTCGCTGGTGTTCTGGGGGCTGGTGCTGCATTTCCTGCCGTATGCGAGTCAGGTGATCCAACCTTGCGTACTGCTGCTGACCGGGCTCGGCACGGTGATGATCGCCCGTATCGATCATGAGCACGACACCGAGGTCGCCACACGGCAGCTGATGTTCGTCTGTCTGGCAATCGTGTTGAGTTCGATACTGATCGTGGCCATGCGCGACTACCGTATTCTGCGCAGGTTCTCCTATGTCAGCATGGTGGTCGGCCTGGTGTTGCTGCTTTCCCCCATGCTTCCCGTGCTCGGCCAGAATATCAACGGCGCGCGCATCTGGATCCGCATCCCCGGTCTCGGCTCCCTGCAGCCGGGTGAATTCGCCAAGCTGTTCCTTGCGTTCTTCTTCGCGGCCTACCTGTTCGACCATCGCGACCAGCTGGCTGTCGGAGGCAAGAAGATCCTTGGCCTGCAATTGCCTCGAATCCGCGATCTTGGCCCGATCATCATCGTGTGGATCGCCTCGATGGGCGTTCTGGTGCTGCAGCATGATCTGGGTACGTCGCTGATGTTCTTCGCTATGTTCGTCTCGATGCTGTATGTGGCGACGGGCCGTGCCAGCTGGATTGTGATCGGCGGCGTTGCATTCGCCGCCGGAGCGGTCGCGGCGTCCTCGCTGTTCAGCCATGTCGGCGCACGCGTAGAGGCATGGCTGCATCCGTTCGACAACACGTTGTACAACCGTGCCGTCGGCGGGTCCTATCAGATCGTCACAGGCCTGTTCGGTCTGGCTTCCGGCGGCCTGTTCGGCACCGGCCTGGGCCAGGGGCATCCGTATCTTACGCCGTTCGCCAATTCCGATTACATTTACGCCTCGTTGGGCGAGGAATTCGGTCTGGTCGGCTGTTTCGGCATTCTGCTGCTGTATATCATCATCATCGCCTCGGGATTCATCACCGCCATGAAGGTCAAGGATGGTTTCGGCAAGCTGCTGTCCTCCGGTCTGGTGTTCACCATGGCGTTCCAGGTGTTCACCGTGGTCGGCGGCATTACGCTGGTGATTCCACTGACCGGCCTTACGCTGCCGTATATGGCGGCAGGTGGCTCGTCCATGGTCGCCAACTACCTGTTGGCGACACTGCTGATTATCATTTCGAACGCCGCGAACAAGCCCGCTCCCGAGACGCTTTCCGAAACGTTCCAGCATGAAGCGCTTGCCGCGCTGCGCGATCGTGAATTGAAGGAACGGGAAGCCGAACGCGCATCCAAAACCGCTCGCAGGGCAAAGGGAGGTGCGCAATCATGAACAAGATGCTGCGCCAATTGTTCGTCGCGGTAATCGTATTGTTCACCATTCTGGGGCTTTCCTCGTCGATTATCACCGCGATCCGAGCCAACGAGCTGAATGCCGACCCGCGCAACGTGCGTGCGCTGTACCACGAGTACGGTACCCAACGTGGGTTCATTCTCACGTCCGACGGCGCCATCATGGCCAAATCCGATGCGACGAACGATGCGTTCAAATTCCAGCGCTCCTACCCGAACGGACCGTTGTATGCGCCCGTGACCGGCTACTTCTCCATCAGCCAGCGTGCCGACCGTGGCATTGAGGCGTCGCGTAATTCGCTGCTGTCGGGAGAATCCGATTCGCTGTTCTGGCAGCGCATCAAATCGGTGCTTACCGGTTCGGAGGCGAAGGGCGCCACCATCGAAACCTCCATCGATTCGAAGCTGCAGAACGCGGCCTACCAGGCACTAGGCTCCCAGTCCGGCGCCGCAGTGGCCATGGAGGTCAAGACCGGCCGCATTCTGGCCATGGCGTCAACGCCCAGCTATGATCCGAACGAGCTGACCTCGCACAACAACAAGACGTTGAACGAAAACTATGCCCGGCTGACGCAATCCGCGTCCAGCCCCATGGTGAACAATGTGACCAGCCAGCTGTTCCCACCCGGCTCGACGTTCAAAACCGTGGTGGCCGCCGCGGCGTTGGAAAGCGGCAAATACGATACGAACACGCAGATTCCGGCCGGCGCCAGCTACACGCTGCCCGGTACCGTCACACAGCTGACCAACGTGGAATGGCAGGCCAACGGTTCCAATGGCAAGATCAGTCTCGAGGATGCTCTCGCCTACTCTTCCAACACGGCGTTCGCCCAGCTGGGCGTAAGCCTCGGTCAGGAGGCGATCGCCAAACAGGCCACCAAGCTTGGTTTCGGCAGTTCGGTTGTGGTCGACGGCACGTCGTCGACCGGCTCGCCGATGAAGGCCACCGCTTCGGTGTTCCCCTCGTCCATGACCGAAGACAAGCTTGCTCTGGCATCCATCGGGCAGGGCGATGTGACCGAAACGCCGTTGCAGAACGTGATGATCGCCTCGGCCATCGCCAACGGCGGCAAGCTTATGCACCCCACGCTGGTGGATCGCGTACGCGCCAATGATCTTTCCGTGC comes from the Bifidobacterium angulatum DSM 20098 = JCM 7096 genome and includes:
- a CDS encoding FtsW/RodA/SpoVE family cell cycle protein — protein: MIMRRLRQLSLLLFSFLICGMAFFQLFARTGSTIPTNFAVLLGLVVALSLVFWGLVLHFLPYASQVIQPCVLLLTGLGTVMIARIDHEHDTEVATRQLMFVCLAIVLSSILIVAMRDYRILRRFSYVSMVVGLVLLLSPMLPVLGQNINGARIWIRIPGLGSLQPGEFAKLFLAFFFAAYLFDHRDQLAVGGKKILGLQLPRIRDLGPIIIVWIASMGVLVLQHDLGTSLMFFAMFVSMLYVATGRASWIVIGGVAFAAGAVAASSLFSHVGARVEAWLHPFDNTLYNRAVGGSYQIVTGLFGLASGGLFGTGLGQGHPYLTPFANSDYIYASLGEEFGLVGCFGILLLYIIIIASGFITAMKVKDGFGKLLSSGLVFTMAFQVFTVVGGITLVIPLTGLTLPYMAAGGSSMVANYLLATLLIIISNAANKPAPETLSETFQHEALAALRDRELKEREAERASKTARRAKGGAQS
- a CDS encoding peptidoglycan D,D-transpeptidase FtsI family protein, producing the protein MNKMLRQLFVAVIVLFTILGLSSSIITAIRANELNADPRNVRALYHEYGTQRGFILTSDGAIMAKSDATNDAFKFQRSYPNGPLYAPVTGYFSISQRADRGIEASRNSLLSGESDSLFWQRIKSVLTGSEAKGATIETSIDSKLQNAAYQALGSQSGAAVAMEVKTGRILAMASTPSYDPNELTSHNNKTLNENYARLTQSASSPMVNNVTSQLFPPGSTFKTVVAAAALESGKYDTNTQIPAGASYTLPGTVTQLTNVEWQANGSNGKISLEDALAYSSNTAFAQLGVSLGQEAIAKQATKLGFGSSVVVDGTSSTGSPMKATASVFPSSMTEDKLALASIGQGDVTETPLQNVMIASAIANGGKLMHPTLVDRVRANDLSVLSETKSSVMSTAFSSDTASKLTTMMKSVVTKDSPSLAPSGVSVAAKTGTAQIGVANNAIDGWVMGFAPADDPKIAVAVVVHNTTGYGVDAAGPIFRSMIQEAMQQ